TTGATGAACCCAAGTTTAAGAATTCTTCCGTTAGTCGCATTCGTCAGTTGAGAACATTACTTTTAAAACTTTTCTTTGAAGCTGATCAGGCCTGGCGATTTCTGCGTGCAAGAATCAAGGGCGCTCAATGAGATTCATACGGCAAACCCTGCATCAGAACCGCTTAGCCGTTCGACGCTAAATATCAACCCCCAAAACAATCGCGATCACATTCGCATCCAAATCCCGGTAATCGCCGATTCCCCTGCCGTAATCAAGCGATAAATCCAGCGGGAAAATGAGTTTTATCTTTTGGGGTGTCTTGAAGCCGAGGCCGTAAGTCAAACCATCGATTTTTGCTCCTGCAGCCACCTCTTCAAGATCAAAGCTATAACCCAGCCGGCCAAACAAATTTTGTGCCTTCGTCCCGGCCCTGCGGATGAGGTTTTTCTTCTTGGTTCCGGCATGTCTGGGTTGGGAACGGGCGGGGTCAACAATTTGCAGCAGGAGTGCAGGCGCGTTCGCGACTCTTGAGGGCGTCTACACTCCTCTAAAAGTAGCCGACGACCTTTTTACCCTTACTGCGCTGGCGGCGCACTCGGCGGCACCGGGAACGGCACCTGGTTCTTCACCGGCGGCACGGTGCGCAAATAGGCCCATACGGCTTTGAGATCGTCATCCGTCATTTGTGCGATACCCGGCCAGGGCATGGGCGGCAGAATGTCGCGGCCATTGGGTTGGCCTTGATGCTTGCCGGTACGCATGGACTGGATGAACGTATCTTCCGTCCACTCCGCAAGACCGGTTTCCTTGTCGGGTGTGAGATTCGCTGCAAAGCTGACGCCCCACGGCCCGGCCCATGCCGAAAGCATGGGATTCGTCAAGGCAATGGCGTTATTCTGCTGCAAATCTTCCGGTTTCCACGTGGGGTAGGGCGCGTCGGCGGGATGTCCTGAAAGCGCGAGTTCCATGTTAGGCTCCGGTAGGCCGCTTGGACTCATGACTTTCGGCGTATGGCAATCATGACAGCCGCCAATGGTCACCAGGTATTGGCCGCGTTCGACCGGGCTTTGCTCTACAGTTGCCGGTTTTTGCTCACAGCCGGTAAAAACAGCGAGACTACAACCCAGCATGAATACTACGGATACCTTACGCATCGTTTCCTCCTCAAATGGTTAATGAGAAACAACCGAACAAAGAGAAGAAATAGCTTTGCTGCAACCATGTGTGAAATCGGATTTGCAAGATACAATTTTTGCGCTATTTTCATAGCGAAACTAATCGCGATCCGTGCGTTATCAAGCCTGTAATCATTGCTTGAAAACGCCCACTTCTCATCTCGAGAAGCTGCGGCGTTCACGCGACAGTTCCCAACTGTCGTCTGTTTCAAAATAAGACGAGGCCGACAAACATCAAACAACTATTTTTGTGAAGTTGGCATGGAGCAACACGACATCAAAAAACTTCTGCTGCAACAAGGCGCGGAGCTGTTCGAGCGTTATGAGATTGCGTTTGCTTATTTGTTTGGTTCGGCGAACTCCGGCCACTTCAGGTCGCAGAGTGACATTGATATTGCCGCCCGCTTCAAGGCCGGGCATTCGTCGCACGATCTGCTTCGGTTGAGCGCGTTACTGGAATTGGCGCTAAAAAATTGCTCCGGCTCAAAGTCGATCTCGTCATTTTTACCAACCGCAACGTAAGTCATCGCGAAGCAAAAGCTAGAAAAAGCCCGCTTTTTGAACAAGCGCCAATCGAAAAAGACGAGATTTCTTCTGTTGGAATGCCGGCGCATGCGCGCCTTTAAGATCGATCATTTCCGGATTGCGCCATTATCGTGGCTGCGGTTTCTTCGCAAAAATGATTGGGCAAAGCGGAGAATTGATAACCTTGTTCCAGCAGGAGCGGAAGGCATGAGCGCAAGGCGATGCTCGTTTTTTCTGCGCACGAGTGCCCGTCATGCAGGACGATAATGCTGCCGCCGGCGCCATGACGCAGAATGCAATCGGCAATTTCCTGGGCGCTGCGCTCGGGCCGAAAATC
The sequence above is a segment of the Cytophagia bacterium CHB2 genome. Coding sequences within it:
- a CDS encoding cytochrome c; amino-acid sequence: MRKVSVVFMLGCSLAVFTGCEQKPATVEQSPVERGQYLVTIGGCHDCHTPKVMSPSGLPEPNMELALSGHPADAPYPTWKPEDLQQNNAIALTNPMLSAWAGPWGVSFAANLTPDKETGLAEWTEDTFIQSMRTGKHQGQPNGRDILPPMPWPGIAQMTDDDLKAVWAYLRTVPPVKNQVPFPVPPSAPPAQ